Proteins encoded in a region of the Anopheles aquasalis chromosome 2, idAnoAquaMG_Q_19, whole genome shotgun sequence genome:
- the LOC126569882 gene encoding uncharacterized protein LOC126569882, translating to MMASLQSTFLVSLVLLAVFIHKGDAIRCFECNSAEDSTCTHDNPPETMSVDCNDHKDGNKYTFCRKIVQIIEFPVNNLPPDNRVIRGCGWDESSYKGKCYQRSGFGGRQEVCACYDDNCNGASSLSVTLGVLLFGAIAFLIRA from the exons ATGATGGCTTCACTGCAGTCCACGTTTCTTGTTAGCTTAGTGCTGCTAGCAGTTTTCATCCACAAAG GTGATGCCATCCGTTGCTTCGAGTGCAACAGTGCCGAGGATTCCACCTGCACGCACGACAATCCGCCTGAGACCATGTCGGTGGATTGCAATGATCACAAGGACGGCAACAAGTACACTTTCTGCCGGAAGATCGTCCAGATCATTGAGTTCCCAGTGAACAACC TTCCCCCAGACAATCGAGTGATCCGTGGATGCGGTTGGGACGAATCGTCCTACAAG GGCAAATGCTACCAGCGTTCCGGATTCGGAGGTCGCCAGGAGGTGTGCGCTTGCTACGATGATAACTGCAACGGAGCGTCCTCGCTGTCGGTAACgcttggtgtgctgctgttcggaGCAATCGCTTTCCTGATTCGTGCTTAA
- the LOC126577405 gene encoding uncharacterized protein LOC126577405, with protein MSVEALRCYQCNSNDDFDCFAPPKNFTEAEYRDNRTAVGRLLMECSKDEHGREPFCIKSSVLVLGNNLPDYTRVSRECQYERWGQPCYRVYNGGHEEITCQCDTDGCNGATQRSASIVVLLLMFVGASYRLLASGTS; from the exons ATGTCCG TGGAAGCGCTGCGGTGTTATCAGTGTAACTCGAACGAtgatttcgattgtttcgcaCCGCCAAAGAACTTTACCGAGGCCGAGTACCGTGACAATCGAACCGCCGTCGGTCGGCTGCTGATGGAATGCTCGAAGGATGAGCATGGCCGGGAACCGTTCTGTATCAAATCGTCTGTTCTAG TCCTTGGCAATAACCTGCCGGATTATACGCGTGTTTCGCGCGAGTGCCAGTACGAACGATGGGGTCAACCGTGCTATCGTGTGTACAATGGTGGTCACGAGGAAATTACCTGCCAGTGTGATACCGATGGATGCAATGGAGCCACGCAACGCTCGGCGTCGATCGTCGTGCTTCTACTCATGTTTGTCGGTGCTTCGTATCGGTTACTTGCAAGTGGAACTAGCTGA